AAGAGTGGAAGAGGCTCCATGGCTAAGCCAAGCGCTACCGACAGATCGGAGTTCGCACGCCAGAATCAGCGCGCCCGGCGTGAGGCTCGAGAAGCGGATCGTGTGGAGCCCCGCGCGCTCGCGGTTTCGTACGACGCGGATTCTGGACTGGTTCTGGTGCGCCTCCGAGGTGGATACGTCTTCGGATTCCCACCTCATGTGGTTCCTGGACTCGAGAACGCGGATCGCAGCGATCTCTCGAGTGC
The window above is part of the Gemmatimonadota bacterium genome. Proteins encoded here:
- a CDS encoding DUF2442 domain-containing protein, which produces MAKPSATDRSEFARQNQRARREAREADRVEPRALAVSYDADSGLVLVRLRGGYVFGFPPHVVPGLENADRSDLSSARISPSGDGLHWDDLDVQASLTGLMVEALDLQRWGPRIMGQARSEAKASVPPLKFLAHVRSSG